The DNA window CATGCTCAAAGtccagcacctccagtctcctcgataactagctcacctgcatcacacacgcctagtgattCTAAAagctcaacacacctgtaccaggaataacgagtacatatacaggcacacagtagtgaaaaatatcatactcaacataactTTCGTGAACTTaaagcatgaacataaacgtATCGTGTAAAATCTTGTCGTAtcaaaacatgtcatctcatatcatcatacgtaaaaaaattccctttaattgaattcagtttattagttgtgactttcgtatcaactTCATCGATGGTTCCATCTACGTAAAACCACGGTATCGGGCAGCGGGGACTTCAGCGACAACATTACCCATCCACCGAGccttggcctcagctcatcatatctcatgtcatcgtatacatatacatcatcagtcacaaccaattctcatccttcaaaaacatcatcatattcaccacttaaGAAAAATATGCATATACGTAACCTTTTTTTCCCCtaaaaaccaagcatgcaccgtatttatcataatttcataaaaatcataaacatgatgcataaacatttaaaacatcataaatttgtgctcagggcgctgtcaggaccaaaatctcaccccgagtgcaaaatgaccattttacccctagaaacccgaaaattatcgtttcacccaTGGACATCTAAAATTGACGCGAAGCTTACCAAATTCcataaaatatcccaaaacatatttagaagtattcctagatgtaaactcgagccaaaatcagaacttaacctattcgttttaaaacttggaccgaggtcccggttttaacctgaatcgactcgaaacaTAACCGaaattttcccaactttttaccatatcttaaaaacacttaaaagACCCTAAAAACCTCAAGACCACACTTCTATACTCCTCGGCCACACATAGAAGGCTACTGGAAAAATTCCGAAGTGCCCTTACCCGAGGCCTTAGCTCAACACCTCTCCACCATTTCGCTCCTAGCTCACCACCACGAGAACCAGCCCCTGGCTCAGCTCTCCTAGACAACCCCAGGAGTCTCCTGAACCTACTGCCCACGCCATCAGCCCCATGCATCAGACGTAAAGCACCCGATCGCTACACTCCCCAAAACACCAACCGAACCCAACTCGCTCAAGACTCCCCTTGCGGCTTCTAGGACGAGACCAGCAACGTTCGTGCATTTCCAGACCATGGTTCAGACCCACCAGTCTGTCCAAGATCTAGAGTCGCCTTTGCACCACCAGCCCTAGCCTATCCACCGATCTGAACCAAGAAAGCGTGAAACCCCCAACTGCTACACCTCTCGGCCAATCGCTCCAACCCTCCCGAACCTTACACCATCCCCATGACACCACAAACTTGCTCTGAACCGTCCCTTAGCATCAACATATCATCAACCCCTTGCACAAAATTCAGAGAACATGAGCAACAATTCGTGTTATGCATGAAAACACATGGAAATCCGAAAATCTACCATGTTCATGTTTGGATCAAGATTTTTCATGCAAGAATACATCTATATCAGTAATATCAATGTGATGATGTACAAATGATGTTACAAGGCATGCCTGATGTTGATCGATGACCCAAACAAGAAGAGGGAGACCGGGATGAATTTCTCATTTGCAAGAAATGAAGTGGTCGAAGGTTTTTCGTGAGGTGCTGTTGAGAAAACCGAGAGGAAAGCTGAGGGAGAGGGGAGGTGTTGGCTAGATgctttaggtttaggttaaagtTTGATTTAgtgttaaataaataataatcaaatagcTAATGGGCCAAAATTGTTTGTTTAAAAGATTAAAAAGATaattaagcccaataagcttaaaaatagTCCCATTAAACTCAAACACActcctgaaaaatattttgtgttggaaagatttttaaaatattagccgaacactcaaaaagtcctccgattcgataaaatttgcgtaccgtaaaaataaaatcccgcgggtaaaaatacccaataaaatctcatttttgaaaaataccctTAAAACTACttcatattaatttataaaaataaatcatgtaattaaaataattttactgaAAATTCTCtcgtctccgttcctcgttcgagcgtgaattGCACCTtgaaatcctaatgcatgaacttttaaaatttcatgaattaaagcctatcatgcatgaattatgtataaaatgcataaaaataattaaacacataatttaaaaataaaaccctagattgcatgcattcaggttgCATGAATTAAATTACTGGACCTTACAGctctccccccttaaataaaatttcgtcctcgaaattagaacgtaccgaataactccgggtagcgactcctcatctcggtctcggtctcccaagtagcctccTCCTTAGAAtaattcagccacttgaccttgaccatctgGATCACCTTGTTCTGGAGTCTCTTCTCCTGCCTGTCCAGTATCTTGGTGGTTTTCTCCTCGAATGACAGATGCGGTGTCAGCTGAAGTGGCTCGTAGTTAAGCACATGCAAATGATTCGACATGTCCTTACGCAACATGGAGACTTGGAGCACGTTATGAACTACCGCCAGATTCGGCTGTAAAGCAACTCTGTATGCGAGTGTCCCCACTCTCtctaggatctcaaatggtccgatgaatctaggCCTGAGCTTGcctttcttcccgaacctcatcacacccttcatcggtGCGCCCTTCTCGAACACATGATCCCCTACTACGAACTCAAGATCTCGCCGCCTctgatcagcataactcttctgacggctctgtGCAGTCCTCATCATGTCTCTAATCCTGGCCACTAACTCCGTTGTTTGTCTGACGATATTCagacccaactctgctcgctCACCTACAGAAATGTTAATGGGGCAGGTATGGCTAAACCCAAGACCCGTCCCAAGAAAACTTGAAACTTTACCAGCTCCACCTTggttaaatattcttcggaCCCACCCCACTCCGGATACGAAATGGGGTCGGGTAGACCCGTGagacccgaatttttttaaatgaaaacaaTAATCTTTTTATCACATGACTGAATTATGAAATAAACAATCCTCTAAACACAACACAATAAAAAACTAATTCATGTTTTCaaccacacttaataataacaaacaaagtaTTTTTACGACATAAtgaattaaatttaataaaagAGTTACTAGCTCTCCAAAAAATCTTGACATTCCGAAAAATAAGTCATAGCAGAATTTAAATAGATCAAAATAAAATCAGCGAGTAGgctaataaaaatatgaaaattaataaaaataaaaccctAGAGTATTTATATCCACATATATAGGACGGGTATGTGGCATGTATTATAGGACCCATGACCCGTCTCATACCTGGACGGGTCTGAAAAATTAGATCCAAGACCCTCCGCGTGACCTATTTAGTATGCCCAAACCCGCCCCAGATGGTACGGGTCCGTTGCGGGTCTGGGTAAAACCCGGACCCATTGACATCTCTACTCACCTACCTCATCTCAATAAACTGACGAGCTACACTTTCTCTCGTACAGTGCCTTGTATGGGGCCATACCTATCGATGCCTGATAACTGTTGTAttatgtgaactccacaagaggtaacTTCGGCTTCCATATGCCCTTGAAGTCGATCATGCAAGCTCGGAGTaggtcctccagaatctgaatcaccctctctgactgaccgtccatTTGAGGGTGGAAGGCGGTACTGAACAATAACTTCATAACCAGTGCCTGGTGAAGACTCTTCAAGAATGCAGACGTGAACCTTGGATCCCTATCTGACATGATGGAcgctggaatcccatgcagtctgAAAATCTCTCTGATGTAAAGCTCTGtgtactgagtcatggtgaatgtcttCTTGATTGGTAAGAAATGAGCTGATTTCATGagccgatcaacaatcacccacaTGCGTTGTATACCCCAGTAGTCCTCAGAAGTCCTGTCACGAAGTCCatagtaatattctcccattcccactcgggaatagggagtggtctcAGCTTCTCTGCAGGTAtttgatgctctgccttgacttgctgacaagttAAACACTAGGAGAAAAATCGaaaaatatctttcttcatgcccggccaccaatacagagtctgtaaatccttatacatcttcgtactccttgGATGGATGGAGTACGGGGTGCTGTGGGCTTCACTCAAGATCTCTCCTCGGAGGGAATCACTGTCAGGAACCCATAGGTGGTTCCTATATCTGATTATGCCGTCCACAATTGTATACAGTCTATGGCCTTTAGCCTCGTCCCTCTATCTCCACTTTTGTAACTGTTCATCATAAATCTGCCCTGTCCGGATTCTGTCTCCCAGAGTTGGTTGTACTGTCGGAGTAGCAAGATTCGGGGCCTCGTTCCTGGCATAAACTGCAAGCTCAAATATCTGAATCTCAGCCTGTAGCGGTATCTGTACTGACAAATGAGCAATCACTGTGTGCTTCCTACTCAGAGagtctgcaactacattagccttacccagatggtagctaatgtaacaatcatagtccttcaccaGCTCAAGCCAtctcctctgtcgcatgttcagttccttctgtgtgaagaagtacttcaggctcttatgatctgtgaaaatcctgcacttctccccatacagatagtgtctccagatCTTCAAGACGAATACCATTGCAGCTAGCTCGAGGTCAttagtcggataattcttcttgtggggacccggacgctaatcatcttcttaatcgtcattgggactaataaatcaattataaaacagggtctaaattttttttttaaaaatacaaagcggaaacgtaatgtaatttattcaaattacatattaaacataaacatacaatcttgtgttatctagtgaaagttcaactaggttcaactacatatcagtgctgaatcctatgttgcttcgaagcccggaactccacgctatctaatcttctctcatcctcttcttgaccctgatccagccccacctgttgtcatgcacatatacaaaacaagacaacagccggataactccgatgagatataaatatcccagtataaacaatgtacacatgcaatcatataaaaacatatataaaagcatataacaaatattcataacatgtctcaaatctgaaacataattaatatcaagcaaagaatcatactcagactcagacttgactcaacaacgcgtcgtctcagactcgactcgactctatcctagggatcccgatgtctggatataggtaattatatcgaatctcaggcgataggaatgaatcaatccctaaacagcatcgatataattcatatattcagtatctgggcgaatcagccgcagaattgacgaatcagtcaagaattaggcgaatcagccaataacccgacgaatcagccggtaattaagcgaatcagcttaagtttagacgaatcagtcaataaccagacgaatcagccaataactaggcgaatcagcctatgactcaacgactcagtagtcaatacatgcattcagtatctaagcaaatcagtcaatgactagcgaatcagcagtcatcacatgtagtggctataaatcaatagacaacaaacatcaatcacatcaattacaagaatcaatgtaataaactaagtatgtgatttagggaaactcgagtcaaaccttcctcgagttgtgcaatcccaacacaacattaatttatacctttctttctgatattctgactcgGTCGcaatctcgaactcaaagcctgtcaatactcaatctgacaagaacaatatcgaggagtataatatcaatacactactcgaatcaaatctgttctgctcaatacttaacctaattcaatatcgatggcataacggtatattatcaatatacccaacaataccatgtcaatcagatattaattctaatatctcatactcgataacaactcaattctgatatcaattctcaatcaactcaactctaaaaatcataacaatttcatatggtatctattcctcagtccggtttcgattatacgatgtctaacatgccaagaacatcatatatgaatcatatcagattctgacaataccatcatttcaaatcatatcaaaacgtagcaaaacttacgtccagttgtagcctacgttgctaggaactcagtaccgtaGTCGGATTTataatcagacggacggatttctcataaATCGAATTCAAAAATCAAGAAGTAAGCTTCCCCTTCAATCCTCGATTTTCTTCTGCTGATTAacgtttatatgtatatatatatatatatacatctcggaCATGCAATAAGCCAAATGGCAAGCTTACGTTTtgcatgactggcgcatatgcgcgctcgatgcccgtgcatatgcgccggaagcaTTGTCCAGCTTCtgcactactcgcgcatatgcgagaactcaagtcgcgcatatgcgcgagacctactggtcacgCACCAtgcccctcgcgcatatgcgcgcactatctcggcgcatatgcgcgagaggttctggacctgccgcgcatgtgcgcgaaagcTTCTGCCCTATGCGCGCATGCTCGCGCATCTCgtcacgcatgtgcgcgaatggtTCGTCCCTCGCACATATTTTGCGTCTGTTTTCGTCTTTCTCGGTCcactccgttccgtctataatcacttcAATAAATCAAGAAATCATTCCCGTTTAATCTAAGATTAaggtaattatacccaaatcatttcagattacggtaatcaaattctcgggccttacatttctccccctcttaggtCTGAGtttgtcctcgaactcataacaatcaattcagatatatcagaggaaatgtatatatagagtttaaaccaaaactcaaatatctgattccggtctggaataagaattcactaagtataatatcataatacttctccaatccttctgacggaaccaatctcgcattactggctatactatgtccgtataaaccaatcccaGTTCATCACATATCCgtaccatctgctgttatcaaagACATCTACAGTCTTCAGCCtcgaataccaatcgtcatcaccctacgttggtttcttaaattcgtcccttctgaattagcttcatcttccttcgaattttcttcaaaagaaatctacagtattcactgtataccaTCTCATCTATAACTATCttattacccatctgataagctgatagctattgtcacgtCATGATAATAAgttatatcaattagtgctaacatccagcactaaagttgTACCAAAGTCtcccaatatctggataacacCTTCTGTTTGCCTGTCAATCTGggaaacaatctaagagagagctcatgatatactctatcataagtacacaatcaatcaaatcataatctgatataatctactgtggcattctgatctttctgaccacttttctgacatcgatctgtgtcatttggtcatgtttgtacgttatctggtacaaactgatagatatagattgaacaatctgtcaatcacaatcatatcatatcataatctgtaGGGAAATggcagtaatttcattacgaaagccatagaaatgtattcccatttctattcagaattatacaattctgtaataaatcttctgatttctatctttctgtcttttctgttagcgatttagacatatcagtataatttctgccaatatttcagtacaattctgttataactgatctcatctgtctatatcacaactatctgttcgaatacaatacattctcaatcatcagactgcaCACTGAATTCATTACTGTaagtttctgacactatctgtcctttctgattcgaactatttgacatatacaatcagttaataacataaattaaagaggaaatacctacctggtattcggctctgactatcaatatcaagttttgctgtacaattctgacacatctgacatcgcagaataatcaatctcatacaaaatataaaatcacatatctgttactctgatcggcACTCGGTTttgactatcgatattgagttctaaacattctaatcagctttttgaactgctatcgtttcaaaatcagctctgattcggACGATACAACATAATCTCCGTTGTCTACTATCAGTCTCAAATACGTattcagaatatcatcaatattcaatcaaattcaaaacatgctaaactCATAAACCGCAACTGTTTGACACTGATGCTAATCTCAGCTGACTAATTACGGTTTAATTCTGTGAAAATcaacgaatatatcatcttcagatataacacatcctgaatgcaatctgtctcaatcaggattcaaattTCAGCAATTTCTACTATCAtttcaagactaaaatcaatctctctgattgaaatcagatctgaagtcttatctggggaaacattactaactttcttatcattggtaaatcagccaatgatagactcaacttcaataaatcaactgaatacataacgagtcattctgctcctttctgtaataatcgagtcatagctagtatgaatatcaaaggaattctcagtctagaattcttatcgtacaatattcatctcttgatcatctcaggtctgattatTACCATtttctggaattaatctatggtagctctgtacttggtcagcatatccaTATCAGTAAttgcagttccaaaatcatagaacaccagtatAATACAAGCTACTACATGATCTagctcgatctcattcttatcctactgtagtattcaagatctaacagaaatcactgatacaagatcttttctcaaaggaacagaaacaaatactacagtaaatagggactcaacaaataatgcatacatcaatgcaagtctttcagaaataatagtatgtgaagcaccggtattcctcaatacatatgcaggaaaatcaaacaaatcagttacctgcaacatcatcatctggtgcttcctgagcctgctcctcggtcaaagcaaatactctggcctgctgtctaggaggctggccaactgtctggcttcctcctggcctctgctgtgactgagatggtgctggctgaaatgaaggaacggcagctgatcgtctaccccactgtgccgctgatccagatggttcagctccctgggatctttgggaacccctctgtggacatactctggcaaaatgtccctgttgcttgcagaagtggcagctaccaagtactccttggcattgttcagtggaatgtctccctccacaatttccgcagtacacGCCAgcataactctgctgagaaccactagagctagaagaactgcaaCCAtgcttcttaaattgctttcctctagctttcagaaaatctttcttcccaccactgctactgccactctcgaatcggaaaggtggttgctgtggtctcaaCAATGGAGGAACTAATTCAGCTTCTCTCTGCCTTATCAAGCCCGCTTCAgtgccctttgctctattcatggcatcagcaaaattatttggtcgccctgtgtttaccaatgtaaagatatcgggattcaaaacattaatgaactgatcggcaacggcttcatcattgtcagccacatgtggagcaaacttcaacaaggtagagaacttggtcacatattcttcaatgttcagctgaccctgtctcaaattggcaaactccgcccccttgtcttttctatacgatattgggaaaaatctctgataaaactcagttttaaatacatcccaagtaataatcgtacctcgttgctccaaggccctcttcattgtaatccaccagctttgtgcaacatccagcaactggtgcccaatcaatttaatccggcgctcatcactgtactccagtgaatcaaacagcaactcaatgctacctaaccaactttcacactcaactgatgtctcagtacctgtaagagtcggtggtttgaatgactgaaacctcttcagcaaggtttccattggagtcggtgttacatccattggaggattcgatgtactaccctgtttggaattcgtctaggaggcatatctgaaactcaaaaggattagtaactcaatccaacacatctgtttcaattcagtctctcctccgatcatcttactgctgatcgagaatcgattcagattcgttcccaataatacatattacaaaatcaaatcaaataaattaagtaacatgtattatatacaGCAGTACAACATAATAGATTGCTAGCatgcaaaagcaaggaagaaaactcaatctaccccgctcactagcctcttctatctcaatctaaagaatctacagttctggtacctacagctctgataccacctgttgtggggacccggacgctaatcatcttcttaatcgtcattgggactaataaatcaattataaaacagggtctaaatttttttttttaaaaatacaaagcggaaacgtaatgtaatttattcaaattacatattaaacataaacatacaatcttgtgttatctagtgaaagttcaactaggttcaactacatatcagtgctgaatcctatgttgcttcgaagcccggatctccacgctatctaatcttctctcatcctcttcttgaccctgatccagccccacatgttgtcatgcacacatacaaaacaagacaacagccggataactccggtgagatataaatatcccagtataaacaatgtacacatgcaatcatataaaaacatatataaaagcatataacaaatattcataacatgtctcaaatctgaaacataattaatatcaagcaaagaatcatactcagactcagacttgactcaacaacgcgtcgtctcagactcgactcgactctatcctagggatcccgatgtctggatataggtaattatatcgaatctcaggcgataggaatgaatcaatccctaaacagcatcgatataattcatatattcagtatctgggcgaatcagccgcagaattgacgaatcagtcaagaattaggcgaatcagccaataacccgacgaatcagccggtaattaagcgaatcagcttaagtttagacgaatcagtcaataaccagacgaatcagccaataactaggcgaatcagcctatgactcaacgactcagtagtcaatacatgcattcagtatctaagcaaatcagtcaatgactagcgaatcagcagtcatcacatgcagtggctataaatcaatagacaacaacatcaatcacatcaattacaagaatcaatgtaataaactaggtatgtgatttaaggaaactcgagtcaaaccttcctcgagttgtgcaatcccaacacaacattaatttatacctttctttctgatattctgactcgGTCGcaatctcgaactcaaagcctgtcaatactcaatctgacaagaacaatatcgaggagtataatatcaatacactacTCGAATCAAAtatgttctgctcaatacttaacctaattcaatatcgatggcataacggtataatatcaatatacccaacaataccatgtcaatcagatattaattctaatatctcatactcgataacaactcaattctgatgtcaatactcaatcaactcaactctaaaaatcataacaattttatATAGTATCTATTCCTCAGTCCGGttttgattatacgatgtctaacatgccaagaacatcatatatgaatcatatcagattctgacaataccatcatttcaaatcatatcaaaacgtagcaaaacttacgtccagttgtagcctacgttgctaggaactcagtaccgtaGTCGGATTTataatcagacggacggatttctcataaATCGAATTCAAAAATCAAGAAGTAAGCTTCCCCTTCAATCCTCGATTTTCTTCTGCTGATTAacgtttatatgtatatatatatatatacatctcggaCATGCAATAAGCCAAATGGCAAGCTTACGTTTtgcatgactggcgcatatgcgcgctcgatgcccgcgcatatgcgccggaagcaTTGTCCAGCTTCtgcactactcgcgcatatgcgcgaactccagtcgcgcatatgcgcgagacctactggtcacgCACCATGcccctcacgcatatgcgctcactatctcggcgcatatgcgcgagaggttctGGACCTGCCGC is part of the Primulina eburnea isolate SZY01 chromosome 1, ASM2296580v1, whole genome shotgun sequence genome and encodes:
- the LOC140805856 gene encoding uncharacterized protein, with product MMRTAQSRQKSYADQRRRDLEFVVGDHVFEKGAPMKGVMRFGKKGKLRPRFIGPFEILERVGTLAYRVALQPNLAVVHNVLQVSMLRKDMSNHLHVLNYEPLQLTPHLSFEEKTTKILDRQEKRLQNKARAGGAKATLDLGQTGGSEPWSGNARTLLVSS